A region of Paralichthys olivaceus isolate ysfri-2021 chromosome 24, ASM2471397v2, whole genome shotgun sequence DNA encodes the following proteins:
- the LOC109639741 gene encoding gamma-aminobutyric acid receptor subunit beta-3-like isoform X6, with product MFALHRLRQFRVFSALVVGSIVCCAKSVNEPGNMSFVKETVDKLLKGYDIRLRPDFGGAPVAVGMSIDVASIDMVSEVNMDYTLTMYFQQYWRDKRLAYLGIPLNLTLDNRVADQLWVPDTYFLNDKKSFVHGVTVKNRMIRLHPDGTVLYGLRITTTAACMMDLRRYPLDEQNCTLEIESYGYTTDDIEFYWKGGETAVTGVTRIELPQFSIVDYKLVSRNVVFSTGAYPRLSLSFKLKRNIGYFILQTYMPSILITILSWVSFWINYDASAARVALGITTVLTMTTINTHLRETLPKIPYVKAIDMYLMGCFVMVFLALLEYAFVNYIFFGRGPQMQKKLAEKAEKANNERAAKYDAARAEPHGHGNILLTTLEIHNEVAGGEITTSVADIRNSQSMVQLDSTASTHIQYRKQSGGNGQRSGSRQSLDRSAQMKRSRLRRRSSQLKIKIPDLTDVNAIDRWSRIIFPSVFSLFNLVYWLYYV from the exons ATGTTTGCTTTGCACCGGCTGCGCCAATTCCGCGTCTTTTCCGCACTGGTTGTCGGTTCGATTGTGTGTTGCGCGAAAAG CGTCAATGAGCCGGGCAACATGTCATTCGTGAAGGAGACGGTGGACAAACTACTGAAGGGTTATGACATCCGACTCAGGCCGGACTTTGGAg GGGCCCCTGTTGCAGTTGGGATGAGCATAGACGTGGCCAGCATAGACATGGTGTCAGAAGTCAACATG GACTACACGTTGACCATGTATTTCCAGCAGTACTGGAGGGACAAGCGTCTCGCCTACTTAGGAATCCCTCTCAACTTGACCCTGGATAACCGAGTCGCCGACCAGCTCTGGGTCCCCGACACGTACTTCCTCAACGACAAGAAGTCTTTCGTCCACGGAGTCACGGTCAAAAACAGAATGATCCGCCTGCATCCTGACGGAACCGTTCTCTACGGCCTCAG GATAACGACAACGGCAGCGTGTATGATGGATCTCAGGAGGTATCCCCTGGACGAGCAGAACTGCACCCTGGAGATAGAGAGCT atggCTACACCACGGACGACATTGAGTTCTACTGGAAAGGAGGCGAGACGGCTGTGACGGGGGTGACGCGAATCGAGTTGCCTCAGTTCTCCATCGTCGATTACAAGTTGGTGTCCAGAAACGTTGTCTTTTCCACAG GTGCCTACCCTCGACTGTCTCTGAGCTTCAAGCTGAAGAGGAACATCGGCTACTTCATCCTGCAGACGTACATGCCATCCATCCTGATTACCATCCTCTCCTGGGTCTCCTTCTGGATAAACTATGACGCATCGGCAGCCAGAGTGGCTCTAG GCATCACTACCGTGCTCACCATGACAACCATCAACACCCACTTGAGGGAGACGCTGCCCAAGATCCCCTACGTCAAGGCCATCGACATGTACCTGATGGGCTGCTTCGTCATGGTCTTCCTCGCCCTGCTCGAGTACGCCTTCGTCAACTACATCTTCTTCGGGCGGGGCCCTCAGATGCAAAAGAAGCTGGCGGAGAAGGCGGAGAAGGCCAACAACGAGCGGGCGGCCAAGTACGACGCTGCGAGG GCGGAACCACACGGCCACGGGAACATCCTGCTCACCACCCTCGAGATCCACAACGAAGTGGCGGGCGGCGAGATCACCACCAGCGTGGCGGACATTAGGAACTCTCAGTCCATGGTGCAGTTGGACAGCACTGCCTCGACGCACATCCAGTACCGAAAGCAGAGCGGCGGCAACGGCCAGCGCTCCGGCAGCCGCCAATCGCTGGACCGGTCCGCGCAGATGAAACGCAGCCGCCTGCGCAGACGGTCCTCGCAGCTCAAAATCAAAATCCCCGACCTGACGGATGTAAACGCCATCGACCGCTGGTCACGGATCATCTTCCCTTCCGTTTTCTCACTGTTCAACCTTGTATACTGGCTCTACTATGTCTGA
- the LOC109639741 gene encoding gamma-aminobutyric acid receptor subunit beta-3-like isoform X3, translating into MDPDRTGGEGMRRTMLPWWILLLFSQGFVFHNVQGELPFMSGNNAAMLVNWNAVDGNKKLFAIYDTSVNEPGNMSFVKETVDKLLKGYDIRLRPDFGGAPVAVGMSIDVASIDMVSEVNMDYTLTMYFQQYWRDKRLAYLGIPLNLTLDNRVADQLWVPDTYFLNDKKSFVHGVTVKNRMIRLHPDGTVLYGLRITTTAACMMDLRRYPLDEQNCTLEIESYGYTTDDIEFYWKGGETAVTGVTRIELPQFSIVDYKLVSRNVVFSTGAYPRLSLSFKLKRNIGYFILQTYMPSILITILSWVSFWINYDASAARVALGITTVLTMTTINTHLRETLPKIPYVKAIDMYLMGCFVMVFLALLEYAFVNYIFFGRGPQMQKKLAEKAEKANNERAAKYDAAREAGCRTASLKRSNQVKGLRHSRSAEPHGHGNILLTTLEIHNEVAGGEITTSVADIRNSQSMVQLDSTASTHIQYRKQSGGNGQRSGSRQSLDRSAQMKRSRLRRRSSQLKIKIPDLTDVNAIDRWSRIIFPSVFSLFNLVYWLYYV; encoded by the exons GAATGCTGTTGACGGAAACAAGAAGTTGTTTGCCATCTATGACACTAG CGTCAATGAGCCGGGCAACATGTCATTCGTGAAGGAGACGGTGGACAAACTACTGAAGGGTTATGACATCCGACTCAGGCCGGACTTTGGAg GGGCCCCTGTTGCAGTTGGGATGAGCATAGACGTGGCCAGCATAGACATGGTGTCAGAAGTCAACATG GACTACACGTTGACCATGTATTTCCAGCAGTACTGGAGGGACAAGCGTCTCGCCTACTTAGGAATCCCTCTCAACTTGACCCTGGATAACCGAGTCGCCGACCAGCTCTGGGTCCCCGACACGTACTTCCTCAACGACAAGAAGTCTTTCGTCCACGGAGTCACGGTCAAAAACAGAATGATCCGCCTGCATCCTGACGGAACCGTTCTCTACGGCCTCAG GATAACGACAACGGCAGCGTGTATGATGGATCTCAGGAGGTATCCCCTGGACGAGCAGAACTGCACCCTGGAGATAGAGAGCT atggCTACACCACGGACGACATTGAGTTCTACTGGAAAGGAGGCGAGACGGCTGTGACGGGGGTGACGCGAATCGAGTTGCCTCAGTTCTCCATCGTCGATTACAAGTTGGTGTCCAGAAACGTTGTCTTTTCCACAG GTGCCTACCCTCGACTGTCTCTGAGCTTCAAGCTGAAGAGGAACATCGGCTACTTCATCCTGCAGACGTACATGCCATCCATCCTGATTACCATCCTCTCCTGGGTCTCCTTCTGGATAAACTATGACGCATCGGCAGCCAGAGTGGCTCTAG GCATCACTACCGTGCTCACCATGACAACCATCAACACCCACTTGAGGGAGACGCTGCCCAAGATCCCCTACGTCAAGGCCATCGACATGTACCTGATGGGCTGCTTCGTCATGGTCTTCCTCGCCCTGCTCGAGTACGCCTTCGTCAACTACATCTTCTTCGGGCGGGGCCCTCAGATGCAAAAGAAGCTGGCGGAGAAGGCGGAGAAGGCCAACAACGAGCGGGCGGCCAAGTACGACGCTGCGAGG GAGGCAGGTTGTAGGACCGCGTCCCTTAAACGGTCCAATCAGGTTAAAGGTCTTCGCCACTCACGCTCG GCGGAACCACACGGCCACGGGAACATCCTGCTCACCACCCTCGAGATCCACAACGAAGTGGCGGGCGGCGAGATCACCACCAGCGTGGCGGACATTAGGAACTCTCAGTCCATGGTGCAGTTGGACAGCACTGCCTCGACGCACATCCAGTACCGAAAGCAGAGCGGCGGCAACGGCCAGCGCTCCGGCAGCCGCCAATCGCTGGACCGGTCCGCGCAGATGAAACGCAGCCGCCTGCGCAGACGGTCCTCGCAGCTCAAAATCAAAATCCCCGACCTGACGGATGTAAACGCCATCGACCGCTGGTCACGGATCATCTTCCCTTCCGTTTTCTCACTGTTCAACCTTGTATACTGGCTCTACTATGTCTGA
- the LOC109639741 gene encoding gamma-aminobutyric acid receptor subunit beta-3-like isoform X2, whose product MIAGLQYGCSRARNIKTDITHNPMSVILVAANAARRAEDEELGNAVDGNKKLFAIYDTSVNEPGNMSFVKETVDKLLKGYDIRLRPDFGGAPVAVGMSIDVASIDMVSEVNMDYTLTMYFQQYWRDKRLAYLGIPLNLTLDNRVADQLWVPDTYFLNDKKSFVHGVTVKNRMIRLHPDGTVLYGLRITTTAACMMDLRRYPLDEQNCTLEIESYGYTTDDIEFYWKGGETAVTGVTRIELPQFSIVDYKLVSRNVVFSTGAYPRLSLSFKLKRNIGYFILQTYMPSILITILSWVSFWINYDASAARVALGITTVLTMTTINTHLRETLPKIPYVKAIDMYLMGCFVMVFLALLEYAFVNYIFFGRGPQMQKKLAEKAEKANNERAAKYDAARAEPHGHGNILLTTLEIHNEVAGGEITTSVADIRNSQSMVQLDSTASTHIQYRKQSGGNGQRSGSRQSLDRSAQMKRSRLRRRSSQLKIKIPDLTDVNAIDRWSRIIFPSVFSLFNLVYWLYYV is encoded by the exons GAATGCTGTTGACGGAAACAAGAAGTTGTTTGCCATCTATGACACTAG CGTCAATGAGCCGGGCAACATGTCATTCGTGAAGGAGACGGTGGACAAACTACTGAAGGGTTATGACATCCGACTCAGGCCGGACTTTGGAg GGGCCCCTGTTGCAGTTGGGATGAGCATAGACGTGGCCAGCATAGACATGGTGTCAGAAGTCAACATG GACTACACGTTGACCATGTATTTCCAGCAGTACTGGAGGGACAAGCGTCTCGCCTACTTAGGAATCCCTCTCAACTTGACCCTGGATAACCGAGTCGCCGACCAGCTCTGGGTCCCCGACACGTACTTCCTCAACGACAAGAAGTCTTTCGTCCACGGAGTCACGGTCAAAAACAGAATGATCCGCCTGCATCCTGACGGAACCGTTCTCTACGGCCTCAG GATAACGACAACGGCAGCGTGTATGATGGATCTCAGGAGGTATCCCCTGGACGAGCAGAACTGCACCCTGGAGATAGAGAGCT atggCTACACCACGGACGACATTGAGTTCTACTGGAAAGGAGGCGAGACGGCTGTGACGGGGGTGACGCGAATCGAGTTGCCTCAGTTCTCCATCGTCGATTACAAGTTGGTGTCCAGAAACGTTGTCTTTTCCACAG GTGCCTACCCTCGACTGTCTCTGAGCTTCAAGCTGAAGAGGAACATCGGCTACTTCATCCTGCAGACGTACATGCCATCCATCCTGATTACCATCCTCTCCTGGGTCTCCTTCTGGATAAACTATGACGCATCGGCAGCCAGAGTGGCTCTAG GCATCACTACCGTGCTCACCATGACAACCATCAACACCCACTTGAGGGAGACGCTGCCCAAGATCCCCTACGTCAAGGCCATCGACATGTACCTGATGGGCTGCTTCGTCATGGTCTTCCTCGCCCTGCTCGAGTACGCCTTCGTCAACTACATCTTCTTCGGGCGGGGCCCTCAGATGCAAAAGAAGCTGGCGGAGAAGGCGGAGAAGGCCAACAACGAGCGGGCGGCCAAGTACGACGCTGCGAGG GCGGAACCACACGGCCACGGGAACATCCTGCTCACCACCCTCGAGATCCACAACGAAGTGGCGGGCGGCGAGATCACCACCAGCGTGGCGGACATTAGGAACTCTCAGTCCATGGTGCAGTTGGACAGCACTGCCTCGACGCACATCCAGTACCGAAAGCAGAGCGGCGGCAACGGCCAGCGCTCCGGCAGCCGCCAATCGCTGGACCGGTCCGCGCAGATGAAACGCAGCCGCCTGCGCAGACGGTCCTCGCAGCTCAAAATCAAAATCCCCGACCTGACGGATGTAAACGCCATCGACCGCTGGTCACGGATCATCTTCCCTTCCGTTTTCTCACTGTTCAACCTTGTATACTGGCTCTACTATGTCTGA
- the LOC109639741 gene encoding gamma-aminobutyric acid receptor subunit beta-3-like isoform X5, protein MFALHRLRQFRVFSALVVGSIVCCAKSVNEPGNMSFVKETVDKLLKGYDIRLRPDFGGAPVAVGMSIDVASIDMVSEVNMDYTLTMYFQQYWRDKRLAYLGIPLNLTLDNRVADQLWVPDTYFLNDKKSFVHGVTVKNRMIRLHPDGTVLYGLRITTTAACMMDLRRYPLDEQNCTLEIESYGYTTDDIEFYWKGGETAVTGVTRIELPQFSIVDYKLVSRNVVFSTGAYPRLSLSFKLKRNIGYFILQTYMPSILITILSWVSFWINYDASAARVALGITTVLTMTTINTHLRETLPKIPYVKAIDMYLMGCFVMVFLALLEYAFVNYIFFGRGPQMQKKLAEKAEKANNERAAKYDAAREAGCRTASLKRSNQVKGLRHSRSAEPHGHGNILLTTLEIHNEVAGGEITTSVADIRNSQSMVQLDSTASTHIQYRKQSGGNGQRSGSRQSLDRSAQMKRSRLRRRSSQLKIKIPDLTDVNAIDRWSRIIFPSVFSLFNLVYWLYYV, encoded by the exons ATGTTTGCTTTGCACCGGCTGCGCCAATTCCGCGTCTTTTCCGCACTGGTTGTCGGTTCGATTGTGTGTTGCGCGAAAAG CGTCAATGAGCCGGGCAACATGTCATTCGTGAAGGAGACGGTGGACAAACTACTGAAGGGTTATGACATCCGACTCAGGCCGGACTTTGGAg GGGCCCCTGTTGCAGTTGGGATGAGCATAGACGTGGCCAGCATAGACATGGTGTCAGAAGTCAACATG GACTACACGTTGACCATGTATTTCCAGCAGTACTGGAGGGACAAGCGTCTCGCCTACTTAGGAATCCCTCTCAACTTGACCCTGGATAACCGAGTCGCCGACCAGCTCTGGGTCCCCGACACGTACTTCCTCAACGACAAGAAGTCTTTCGTCCACGGAGTCACGGTCAAAAACAGAATGATCCGCCTGCATCCTGACGGAACCGTTCTCTACGGCCTCAG GATAACGACAACGGCAGCGTGTATGATGGATCTCAGGAGGTATCCCCTGGACGAGCAGAACTGCACCCTGGAGATAGAGAGCT atggCTACACCACGGACGACATTGAGTTCTACTGGAAAGGAGGCGAGACGGCTGTGACGGGGGTGACGCGAATCGAGTTGCCTCAGTTCTCCATCGTCGATTACAAGTTGGTGTCCAGAAACGTTGTCTTTTCCACAG GTGCCTACCCTCGACTGTCTCTGAGCTTCAAGCTGAAGAGGAACATCGGCTACTTCATCCTGCAGACGTACATGCCATCCATCCTGATTACCATCCTCTCCTGGGTCTCCTTCTGGATAAACTATGACGCATCGGCAGCCAGAGTGGCTCTAG GCATCACTACCGTGCTCACCATGACAACCATCAACACCCACTTGAGGGAGACGCTGCCCAAGATCCCCTACGTCAAGGCCATCGACATGTACCTGATGGGCTGCTTCGTCATGGTCTTCCTCGCCCTGCTCGAGTACGCCTTCGTCAACTACATCTTCTTCGGGCGGGGCCCTCAGATGCAAAAGAAGCTGGCGGAGAAGGCGGAGAAGGCCAACAACGAGCGGGCGGCCAAGTACGACGCTGCGAGG GAGGCAGGTTGTAGGACCGCGTCCCTTAAACGGTCCAATCAGGTTAAAGGTCTTCGCCACTCACGCTCG GCGGAACCACACGGCCACGGGAACATCCTGCTCACCACCCTCGAGATCCACAACGAAGTGGCGGGCGGCGAGATCACCACCAGCGTGGCGGACATTAGGAACTCTCAGTCCATGGTGCAGTTGGACAGCACTGCCTCGACGCACATCCAGTACCGAAAGCAGAGCGGCGGCAACGGCCAGCGCTCCGGCAGCCGCCAATCGCTGGACCGGTCCGCGCAGATGAAACGCAGCCGCCTGCGCAGACGGTCCTCGCAGCTCAAAATCAAAATCCCCGACCTGACGGATGTAAACGCCATCGACCGCTGGTCACGGATCATCTTCCCTTCCGTTTTCTCACTGTTCAACCTTGTATACTGGCTCTACTATGTCTGA
- the LOC109639741 gene encoding gamma-aminobutyric acid receptor subunit beta-3-like isoform X4, whose protein sequence is MSVILVAANAARRAEDEELGNAVDGNKKLFAIYDTSVNEPGNMSFVKETVDKLLKGYDIRLRPDFGGAPVAVGMSIDVASIDMVSEVNMDYTLTMYFQQYWRDKRLAYLGIPLNLTLDNRVADQLWVPDTYFLNDKKSFVHGVTVKNRMIRLHPDGTVLYGLRITTTAACMMDLRRYPLDEQNCTLEIESYGYTTDDIEFYWKGGETAVTGVTRIELPQFSIVDYKLVSRNVVFSTGAYPRLSLSFKLKRNIGYFILQTYMPSILITILSWVSFWINYDASAARVALGITTVLTMTTINTHLRETLPKIPYVKAIDMYLMGCFVMVFLALLEYAFVNYIFFGRGPQMQKKLAEKAEKANNERAAKYDAAREAGCRTASLKRSNQVKGLRHSRSAEPHGHGNILLTTLEIHNEVAGGEITTSVADIRNSQSMVQLDSTASTHIQYRKQSGGNGQRSGSRQSLDRSAQMKRSRLRRRSSQLKIKIPDLTDVNAIDRWSRIIFPSVFSLFNLVYWLYYV, encoded by the exons GAATGCTGTTGACGGAAACAAGAAGTTGTTTGCCATCTATGACACTAG CGTCAATGAGCCGGGCAACATGTCATTCGTGAAGGAGACGGTGGACAAACTACTGAAGGGTTATGACATCCGACTCAGGCCGGACTTTGGAg GGGCCCCTGTTGCAGTTGGGATGAGCATAGACGTGGCCAGCATAGACATGGTGTCAGAAGTCAACATG GACTACACGTTGACCATGTATTTCCAGCAGTACTGGAGGGACAAGCGTCTCGCCTACTTAGGAATCCCTCTCAACTTGACCCTGGATAACCGAGTCGCCGACCAGCTCTGGGTCCCCGACACGTACTTCCTCAACGACAAGAAGTCTTTCGTCCACGGAGTCACGGTCAAAAACAGAATGATCCGCCTGCATCCTGACGGAACCGTTCTCTACGGCCTCAG GATAACGACAACGGCAGCGTGTATGATGGATCTCAGGAGGTATCCCCTGGACGAGCAGAACTGCACCCTGGAGATAGAGAGCT atggCTACACCACGGACGACATTGAGTTCTACTGGAAAGGAGGCGAGACGGCTGTGACGGGGGTGACGCGAATCGAGTTGCCTCAGTTCTCCATCGTCGATTACAAGTTGGTGTCCAGAAACGTTGTCTTTTCCACAG GTGCCTACCCTCGACTGTCTCTGAGCTTCAAGCTGAAGAGGAACATCGGCTACTTCATCCTGCAGACGTACATGCCATCCATCCTGATTACCATCCTCTCCTGGGTCTCCTTCTGGATAAACTATGACGCATCGGCAGCCAGAGTGGCTCTAG GCATCACTACCGTGCTCACCATGACAACCATCAACACCCACTTGAGGGAGACGCTGCCCAAGATCCCCTACGTCAAGGCCATCGACATGTACCTGATGGGCTGCTTCGTCATGGTCTTCCTCGCCCTGCTCGAGTACGCCTTCGTCAACTACATCTTCTTCGGGCGGGGCCCTCAGATGCAAAAGAAGCTGGCGGAGAAGGCGGAGAAGGCCAACAACGAGCGGGCGGCCAAGTACGACGCTGCGAGG GAGGCAGGTTGTAGGACCGCGTCCCTTAAACGGTCCAATCAGGTTAAAGGTCTTCGCCACTCACGCTCG GCGGAACCACACGGCCACGGGAACATCCTGCTCACCACCCTCGAGATCCACAACGAAGTGGCGGGCGGCGAGATCACCACCAGCGTGGCGGACATTAGGAACTCTCAGTCCATGGTGCAGTTGGACAGCACTGCCTCGACGCACATCCAGTACCGAAAGCAGAGCGGCGGCAACGGCCAGCGCTCCGGCAGCCGCCAATCGCTGGACCGGTCCGCGCAGATGAAACGCAGCCGCCTGCGCAGACGGTCCTCGCAGCTCAAAATCAAAATCCCCGACCTGACGGATGTAAACGCCATCGACCGCTGGTCACGGATCATCTTCCCTTCCGTTTTCTCACTGTTCAACCTTGTATACTGGCTCTACTATGTCTGA
- the LOC109639741 gene encoding gamma-aminobutyric acid receptor subunit beta-3-like isoform X1 has protein sequence MIAGLQYGCSRARNIKTDITHNPMSVILVAANAARRAEDEELGNAVDGNKKLFAIYDTSVNEPGNMSFVKETVDKLLKGYDIRLRPDFGGAPVAVGMSIDVASIDMVSEVNMDYTLTMYFQQYWRDKRLAYLGIPLNLTLDNRVADQLWVPDTYFLNDKKSFVHGVTVKNRMIRLHPDGTVLYGLRITTTAACMMDLRRYPLDEQNCTLEIESYGYTTDDIEFYWKGGETAVTGVTRIELPQFSIVDYKLVSRNVVFSTGAYPRLSLSFKLKRNIGYFILQTYMPSILITILSWVSFWINYDASAARVALGITTVLTMTTINTHLRETLPKIPYVKAIDMYLMGCFVMVFLALLEYAFVNYIFFGRGPQMQKKLAEKAEKANNERAAKYDAAREAGCRTASLKRSNQVKGLRHSRSAEPHGHGNILLTTLEIHNEVAGGEITTSVADIRNSQSMVQLDSTASTHIQYRKQSGGNGQRSGSRQSLDRSAQMKRSRLRRRSSQLKIKIPDLTDVNAIDRWSRIIFPSVFSLFNLVYWLYYV, from the exons GAATGCTGTTGACGGAAACAAGAAGTTGTTTGCCATCTATGACACTAG CGTCAATGAGCCGGGCAACATGTCATTCGTGAAGGAGACGGTGGACAAACTACTGAAGGGTTATGACATCCGACTCAGGCCGGACTTTGGAg GGGCCCCTGTTGCAGTTGGGATGAGCATAGACGTGGCCAGCATAGACATGGTGTCAGAAGTCAACATG GACTACACGTTGACCATGTATTTCCAGCAGTACTGGAGGGACAAGCGTCTCGCCTACTTAGGAATCCCTCTCAACTTGACCCTGGATAACCGAGTCGCCGACCAGCTCTGGGTCCCCGACACGTACTTCCTCAACGACAAGAAGTCTTTCGTCCACGGAGTCACGGTCAAAAACAGAATGATCCGCCTGCATCCTGACGGAACCGTTCTCTACGGCCTCAG GATAACGACAACGGCAGCGTGTATGATGGATCTCAGGAGGTATCCCCTGGACGAGCAGAACTGCACCCTGGAGATAGAGAGCT atggCTACACCACGGACGACATTGAGTTCTACTGGAAAGGAGGCGAGACGGCTGTGACGGGGGTGACGCGAATCGAGTTGCCTCAGTTCTCCATCGTCGATTACAAGTTGGTGTCCAGAAACGTTGTCTTTTCCACAG GTGCCTACCCTCGACTGTCTCTGAGCTTCAAGCTGAAGAGGAACATCGGCTACTTCATCCTGCAGACGTACATGCCATCCATCCTGATTACCATCCTCTCCTGGGTCTCCTTCTGGATAAACTATGACGCATCGGCAGCCAGAGTGGCTCTAG GCATCACTACCGTGCTCACCATGACAACCATCAACACCCACTTGAGGGAGACGCTGCCCAAGATCCCCTACGTCAAGGCCATCGACATGTACCTGATGGGCTGCTTCGTCATGGTCTTCCTCGCCCTGCTCGAGTACGCCTTCGTCAACTACATCTTCTTCGGGCGGGGCCCTCAGATGCAAAAGAAGCTGGCGGAGAAGGCGGAGAAGGCCAACAACGAGCGGGCGGCCAAGTACGACGCTGCGAGG GAGGCAGGTTGTAGGACCGCGTCCCTTAAACGGTCCAATCAGGTTAAAGGTCTTCGCCACTCACGCTCG GCGGAACCACACGGCCACGGGAACATCCTGCTCACCACCCTCGAGATCCACAACGAAGTGGCGGGCGGCGAGATCACCACCAGCGTGGCGGACATTAGGAACTCTCAGTCCATGGTGCAGTTGGACAGCACTGCCTCGACGCACATCCAGTACCGAAAGCAGAGCGGCGGCAACGGCCAGCGCTCCGGCAGCCGCCAATCGCTGGACCGGTCCGCGCAGATGAAACGCAGCCGCCTGCGCAGACGGTCCTCGCAGCTCAAAATCAAAATCCCCGACCTGACGGATGTAAACGCCATCGACCGCTGGTCACGGATCATCTTCCCTTCCGTTTTCTCACTGTTCAACCTTGTATACTGGCTCTACTATGTCTGA